Proteins from a genomic interval of Aureimonas sp. AU20:
- a CDS encoding branched-chain amino acid aminotransferase, whose amino-acid sequence MADGFSRTFTFFDGQWLEGNPGLVGPRSHVLWLGSSVFDGARWFEGLAPDLDLHAARVNRSAEALGLSPKMAPAEIVRLTHEGLGNFSGETAVYIRPMYWAEDGGYMGVPADPETTRFCLCLYESPMIAPAGFSLGVSPFRRPTPETMPTLAKAGCLYPNNARAILEAKRRGFDNALVRDTIGNVAETGTSNIFMVRDGAVFTPVPNGSFLNGITRQRVIQLLRTDGMEVVEASLSVEDFLSADEVFSTGNHSKVVPVVGLEERRFEAGPVAARARELYWRFARENGKAARA is encoded by the coding sequence ATGGCAGACGGTTTTTCGCGCACCTTCACCTTTTTCGACGGCCAGTGGCTGGAAGGCAATCCCGGTCTGGTCGGGCCGCGCTCGCACGTGCTTTGGCTTGGCTCGTCGGTTTTCGACGGGGCGCGCTGGTTCGAGGGGCTGGCGCCTGATCTCGATCTGCACGCCGCGCGGGTCAACCGCTCGGCCGAGGCGCTGGGCCTCAGCCCGAAGATGGCGCCGGCCGAGATCGTCCGGCTGACGCATGAAGGGCTGGGAAATTTCAGCGGCGAGACGGCGGTCTACATCCGTCCGATGTACTGGGCCGAGGACGGCGGCTACATGGGCGTGCCCGCCGACCCCGAGACGACGCGCTTCTGCCTTTGCCTCTACGAATCGCCCATGATCGCGCCGGCCGGGTTTTCGCTGGGCGTCTCGCCGTTTCGCCGCCCGACGCCCGAGACCATGCCGACGCTTGCCAAGGCCGGCTGCCTTTATCCCAACAACGCACGAGCGATCTTGGAAGCCAAGCGGCGCGGCTTCGACAACGCGCTGGTGCGCGACACGATCGGCAATGTCGCGGAAACCGGCACGTCCAACATCTTCATGGTGCGCGACGGCGCGGTGTTCACCCCCGTTCCCAACGGCTCGTTCCTCAACGGCATCACGCGCCAGCGCGTCATCCAGTTGCTGCGCACTGACGGCATGGAGGTGGTGGAAGCCAGCCTCTCGGTGGAGGACTTCCTGTCGGCGGACGAGGTCTTCTCGACCGGCAATCATTCCAAGGTCGTGCCCGTCGTCGGGCTGGAGGAGCGCCGCTTCGAGGCGGGGCCGGTCGCCGCGCGGGCACGCGAACTCTACTGGCGCTTCGCCCGGGAGAACGGAAAGGCGGCGCGAGCATGA
- a CDS encoding superoxide dismutase — MAFTLPELPYAYDALQPFMSKETLEYHHDKHHQAYVDMGNKLAAEAGLADASLEEIVKQSFGKNQPLFNNAGQHYNHIHFWKWMKPNGGGKSLPGKLQTAFDSDLGGYDKFRTDFVEAGKGQFGSGWAWVAVKDGKLQIVKTPNGENPLVHGAEPILGVDVWEHSYYIDYRNARPKYLEAFVDSLVNWDYVLERYEAATA; from the coding sequence ATGGCCTTCACGCTTCCCGAACTGCCTTACGCCTATGACGCGCTGCAGCCCTTCATGTCGAAGGAGACGCTGGAGTACCATCACGACAAGCACCACCAGGCCTATGTCGACATGGGCAACAAGCTCGCCGCCGAGGCGGGCCTCGCCGACGCCTCGCTCGAAGAGATCGTGAAGCAGTCCTTCGGCAAGAACCAGCCGCTCTTCAACAATGCCGGCCAGCACTACAACCACATCCATTTCTGGAAGTGGATGAAGCCGAACGGCGGCGGCAAGTCCCTGCCGGGCAAGCTGCAGACGGCCTTCGATTCCGATCTCGGCGGCTACGACAAGTTCCGCACCGACTTCGTCGAAGCGGGCAAGGGCCAGTTCGGTTCGGGCTGGGCCTGGGTCGCGGTGAAGGACGGCAAGCTTCAGATCGTCAAGACGCCGAACGGCGAGAACCCGCTGGTGCACGGCGCGGAGCCGATCCTCGGCGTCGACGTCTGGGAGCATTCCTACTACATCGACTACCGCAACGCCCGCCCGAAATATCTCGAGGCCTTCGTCGACAGCCTCGTGAACTGGGATTACGTGCTGGAGCGCTACGAGGCCGCTACCGCCTGA
- a CDS encoding c-type cytochrome codes for MRLSALIVGLCVAASAALPALAQNESVIRERQQLMKNNGKASRTASELIKGSQPFDAAVAAGVFQTLNDDAKKFATLFPEDSKTGGKTEASPAIWEKPAEFKAANDKFITETQAAIDAKPADLESFKVAFTKVAANCQGCHQQFRQR; via the coding sequence ATGCGCCTGTCCGCCCTGATCGTGGGACTTTGCGTCGCCGCCTCGGCCGCCCTGCCGGCATTGGCGCAGAACGAAAGCGTCATCCGCGAGCGCCAGCAGTTGATGAAGAACAACGGCAAGGCCTCGCGCACCGCGTCCGAGCTCATCAAGGGCAGCCAGCCCTTCGACGCCGCCGTGGCGGCGGGCGTGTTCCAGACGCTGAACGACGACGCGAAGAAATTCGCAACGCTCTTCCCCGAGGATTCCAAGACCGGCGGCAAGACCGAGGCCTCGCCCGCGATCTGGGAGAAGCCGGCCGAGTTCAAGGCGGCGAACGACAAGTTCATTACCGAGACGCAGGCCGCGATCGACGCCAAGCCCGCCGATCTAGAAAGTTTCAAGGTGGCCTTCACCAAGGTCGCCGCCAATTGCCAGGGCTGCCACCAGCAGTTCCGGCAGCGCTGA
- a CDS encoding c-type cytochrome, with protein sequence MRRRPVFALLAGVVAVVVAGAYSLLRPVRLEPAAIAQEGSGDAGRGERVFWAGGCVSCHAASVAPGAEATDRPVLSGGPPLVTPFGTFHGPNISPDPEHGIGRWSLADFANALQRGVDPAGRHLYPAFPYTSYSRMTPADVADLYAFLRTLPPSQADAPPNDLPFPFNLRISLGLWKALFLNPEPVVTLAADASDAVRRGQYLVEGPGHCGECHTPRRLSGAGGLDTSLWLAGGPAPEGDGRIPNITPGGEIADWSEDDLVNYFETGFTPDFDSVGGSMVEVQHNLARLPKEDLQAIAAYLKAVPAIESDAQ encoded by the coding sequence TTGCGGCGCCGACCGGTCTTCGCGCTCTTGGCCGGCGTCGTCGCGGTGGTCGTGGCCGGCGCGTATAGTCTCCTGCGTCCCGTGCGGCTCGAACCCGCCGCCATCGCGCAGGAAGGCTCGGGCGACGCCGGGCGGGGCGAACGCGTGTTCTGGGCCGGCGGCTGCGTGTCCTGCCATGCAGCGAGCGTAGCGCCGGGCGCCGAGGCGACAGATCGCCCGGTTCTCTCCGGCGGCCCTCCGCTGGTGACGCCCTTCGGCACGTTTCACGGCCCCAACATCTCGCCCGATCCTGAGCATGGGATCGGCCGCTGGAGCTTGGCCGACTTCGCCAATGCCCTCCAGCGCGGGGTCGATCCGGCGGGGCGCCATCTCTACCCCGCCTTTCCCTACACGTCCTATTCTCGCATGACGCCGGCGGACGTGGCCGATCTCTACGCTTTCCTGCGCACGTTGCCGCCCTCGCAGGCGGATGCGCCGCCCAACGACCTGCCGTTCCCCTTCAACTTGCGCATCTCGCTCGGCCTGTGGAAGGCGCTGTTCCTCAACCCCGAGCCGGTCGTAACCCTGGCCGCCGATGCGTCCGACGCGGTACGGCGCGGGCAATATCTCGTGGAAGGGCCGGGCCATTGCGGGGAGTGCCACACGCCGCGCCGTCTCAGTGGCGCAGGCGGGCTGGACACCTCTCTCTGGCTGGCGGGCGGTCCGGCGCCGGAAGGCGACGGGCGAATTCCCAACATCACGCCGGGCGGCGAGATCGCCGACTGGAGCGAGGACGATCTCGTCAATTATTTCGAGACCGGCTTCACGCCTGATTTCGACAGCGTCGGCGGCTCGATGGTCGAGGTGCAGCACAATCTGGCGCGTCTGCCGAAGGAGGATCTCCAGGCCATCGCCGCCTATCTTAAGGCGGTGCCGGCGATCGAAAGCGACGCTCAGTAG
- a CDS encoding S9 family peptidase, whose protein sequence is MSSVFRADLPAPPRAPQRPVDLSAHGRTRTDEYSWMRVANWQEMFKDTTLLDPMIRAHLEAENRYADAALADVEGLKAKLVAEMRGRIKEDDSSVPSPDGPYSYGVAYEAGAEYPRFFRVKREGGSEQVTLDANKEADGIEYFSIGGVEHSPDHSRLAWSFDDKGSEFYEIALRDLETGADLPDRISDTSGDATWDARSHGFFYTRLDANHRPSRVFYHALGSETAADPLVYEETDTGFFMGVGKTQSGDYVVIDIHDHETSEAWLIPAANPAAEPRLVSRREKGLEYDVDEGNGTLFILTNADDARDFKIVTAPADAPSRENWTDLVPHEDGRLILSHLVLKRHLVWLERRDGLPRIVVRRLADGAEHSVAFEEEAYSLGLGGTYEYDTTSIRFSYSSPTTPNQTFDYDVETRERRLLKTQEVPSGHDPALYVARRIFAPAPDGETVPVSLVYRRDVALDGSAPLMLYGYGSYGHSIPASFSTNVLSLVDRGFVYAIAHIRGGKDKGFRWYEAGRREHKRNTFTDFIAAADHLVSEGFTRHDRIVAQGGSAGGLLMGAVANMAPEKFGGIIAVVPFVDVLNTILDDTLPLTPPEWPEWGNPILSEADYEVIASYSPYDNVEAKAYPPILALAGLTDPRVTYWEPAKWVARLRARKTDANPVILRTNMGAGHGGASGRFAKLDEIAMIYSFALKLMGKAGL, encoded by the coding sequence ATGTCCTCAGTCTTCCGTGCCGACCTTCCCGCCCCGCCCCGCGCGCCGCAGCGCCCGGTGGACCTTTCCGCGCATGGCCGCACGCGAACCGACGAATACAGCTGGATGCGCGTCGCCAACTGGCAGGAGATGTTCAAGGACACGACCCTGCTCGACCCCATGATCCGCGCCCATCTGGAGGCGGAGAACCGCTATGCCGACGCCGCGCTCGCCGATGTCGAGGGGCTGAAGGCCAAGCTCGTGGCCGAGATGCGCGGGCGCATCAAGGAGGACGACAGTTCCGTCCCCTCCCCCGATGGTCCCTATAGCTACGGCGTCGCCTACGAGGCTGGCGCCGAATATCCCCGCTTCTTCCGCGTGAAGCGCGAAGGCGGGTCGGAGCAGGTGACGCTCGACGCGAATAAAGAGGCGGACGGCATCGAGTATTTCTCGATCGGCGGCGTCGAGCATTCGCCCGACCACTCAAGGCTCGCCTGGAGCTTCGACGACAAGGGCTCGGAATTCTACGAGATCGCCCTGCGCGATCTGGAGACCGGCGCCGACCTGCCCGACCGCATCAGCGACACGAGCGGCGATGCGACCTGGGACGCGCGCTCGCACGGCTTCTTCTACACCAGACTCGACGCCAACCACCGGCCGAGCCGCGTCTTCTACCATGCCCTGGGAAGCGAAACGGCCGCCGATCCGCTGGTCTACGAGGAAACCGACACCGGCTTCTTCATGGGCGTCGGCAAGACGCAGAGCGGCGACTATGTCGTGATCGACATTCACGACCACGAGACGTCGGAAGCCTGGCTCATCCCCGCCGCCAACCCGGCCGCCGAGCCGCGCCTCGTGTCGCGCCGCGAGAAGGGGCTGGAATACGACGTGGACGAGGGCAACGGCACGCTCTTCATCCTGACCAATGCCGACGACGCGCGGGACTTCAAGATCGTCACCGCCCCGGCCGACGCGCCGAGCCGCGAGAACTGGACCGATCTCGTGCCGCACGAGGACGGGCGCTTGATCCTGTCGCATCTCGTCCTCAAACGCCATCTCGTCTGGCTGGAGCGGCGCGACGGCCTGCCGCGCATCGTCGTGCGCCGCTTGGCCGACGGGGCCGAGCATTCCGTCGCCTTCGAGGAAGAGGCCTATTCGCTGGGCCTCGGCGGCACCTACGAATATGACACGACTTCGATCCGCTTCTCCTATTCCTCGCCGACCACGCCAAACCAGACCTTCGACTACGACGTGGAAACCCGCGAGCGCCGCCTCCTGAAGACGCAGGAAGTGCCGTCCGGCCACGACCCTGCCCTCTATGTCGCGCGGCGCATCTTCGCCCCCGCGCCGGACGGCGAGACCGTGCCGGTGTCGTTAGTCTATCGCCGCGACGTCGCGCTCGACGGCTCGGCGCCGCTGATGCTCTACGGCTATGGCTCCTACGGCCATTCCATCCCGGCCTCATTCAGCACCAATGTGCTGAGCCTTGTGGATCGCGGCTTCGTCTACGCCATCGCCCATATTCGCGGGGGCAAGGACAAGGGCTTTCGCTGGTACGAGGCGGGTCGGCGCGAGCACAAGCGCAACACGTTCACCGACTTCATCGCGGCGGCCGATCATCTCGTCTCCGAGGGCTTCACGCGCCATGACCGGATCGTGGCGCAGGGCGGCTCGGCGGGCGGCCTGCTGATGGGCGCGGTCGCCAACATGGCGCCGGAGAAGTTCGGTGGCATCATCGCCGTCGTGCCCTTCGTCGACGTGCTCAACACGATCCTCGACGACACGTTGCCGCTCACGCCGCCGGAATGGCCGGAATGGGGCAATCCGATCCTGTCGGAGGCCGATTACGAGGTGATCGCGAGCTACAGCCCCTATGACAATGTGGAGGCCAAGGCCTATCCGCCCATCCTGGCGCTCGCCGGCCTTACCGACCCGCGCGTGACCTATTGGGAACCGGCCAAGTGGGTGGCGCGCTTGCGCGCCCGCAAGACCGACGCCAACCCCGTGATCCTGCGCACCAATATGGGCGCCGGCCATGGCGGCGCCTCGGGCCGCTTCGCCAAGCTGGACGAGATCGCCATGATCTACAGCTTCGCGCTGAAGCTCATGGGCAAGGCCGGGCTCTGA
- the msrB gene encoding peptide-methionine (R)-S-oxide reductase MsrB, protein MASASEHSLKVEKTDAEWQEILTPEQYKVARGHGTERPFTGPNWDQKAPGLYRCVCCEKPLFRSETKFESGTGWPSFYEPVERESVSEHVDRSFLMTRTEVRCADCDAHLGHVFEDGPRPTGLRYCMNGYALQFDQD, encoded by the coding sequence ATGGCCAGCGCGAGCGAACATTCCCTGAAGGTCGAGAAGACCGACGCCGAGTGGCAGGAGATCCTGACACCCGAACAATACAAGGTCGCGCGCGGTCACGGGACGGAGCGCCCCTTCACCGGCCCGAACTGGGACCAGAAGGCGCCCGGCCTTTATCGCTGCGTGTGCTGCGAGAAGCCGCTGTTCCGCTCGGAGACCAAGTTCGAATCCGGCACGGGCTGGCCGAGCTTCTACGAGCCGGTCGAGCGCGAGTCGGTGAGCGAGCATGTCGACCGCTCTTTCCTCATGACACGAACCGAAGTGCGCTGCGCCGATTGCGACGCCCATCTCGGCCATGTCTTCGAGGACGGGCCGCGCCCGACGGGCCTGCGCTACTGCATGAACGGCTACGCGCTGCAGTTCGACCAGGACTGA
- a CDS encoding putative monovalent cation/H+ antiporter subunit A: MNSLSSGLLYLVLALPFIGALVAPLSLIALGRFGSLVLACFPVGALAILFQQSAQVQSRVPILFGFDWIPSFGVRFAFRLDGLSFGFAFLILSIGALVVLYSGGYMPKGSKRGRFFAYILMFMGAMLGLVLSDDLITFFVFWELTSITSFLLIGFNFEKEAARRGAMQALVITGGGGLALLAGLLLIREATGLTSLTALLEQPEAVKALSIYGPALVLILIGAFTKSAQMPFHVWLPNAMEAPTPVSSYLHSATMVKAGIYLLMRLFPVMGGTLAWELILPLFGGVTLVIAAILAMRQSDIKLMLAYTTVASLGLLVMLIGIGTELAIEAAVLYLFAHSLAKACLFMVAGSIDHSAGTRDIRALGGLARKMPLTFAAAVLGAAAMGGLPPLFGFLAKEEVYAATATLDLKGVLTTIAAVSGNALMFAVALVVAIKPFAGTMPSGLRKAHESTPLIWIGPIVLGVVGLLAAIFSQTTHQFISNPMSPPGLDGAVAVDIALGFHFGPALILSIVTVAAGVVLFLRASQMRSLIADALGRIGWGPDKGFDQLMRALVVGAFHLTVKLQPGRLDIYMKVTIAVIVATLWITMIWAGSLPTRPAMPDLYFYEWGVIGLVVLGAVVVVLANNRLTAIVSLGIQGLAVALLFMLLGAPDLSFTQFMVEILSVAILALVMTRLRLMPADRRPWRNIVPEAALAIAGGLGFALFLLHITQRPFDTVIGDFYTRYSYVIAHGRNIVNVILVDFRGVDTMGEIAVVLTTGAAILALVRIRAVKTSDTRFSRKRRRRAGELQP; this comes from the coding sequence ATGAACAGCCTGTCGAGTGGACTTCTTTATCTCGTGCTCGCCCTGCCGTTCATCGGCGCCCTCGTAGCCCCTCTCTCGCTGATCGCTCTTGGTCGTTTCGGTTCCCTGGTTCTGGCGTGCTTCCCCGTTGGGGCGCTGGCGATTCTGTTTCAGCAGAGCGCGCAGGTGCAGAGCCGCGTGCCGATCCTCTTCGGCTTCGACTGGATTCCGAGCTTCGGCGTGCGCTTCGCCTTTCGGCTCGACGGCCTGTCCTTCGGCTTCGCCTTCCTGATCCTGTCGATCGGCGCGCTGGTTGTGCTTTATTCCGGCGGCTACATGCCCAAGGGCTCCAAGCGCGGCCGGTTCTTCGCCTATATCCTGATGTTCATGGGCGCGATGCTCGGCCTCGTCCTGTCGGACGACCTCATCACGTTCTTCGTCTTCTGGGAGCTGACCTCGATCACCTCCTTCCTCCTGATCGGCTTCAATTTCGAGAAGGAGGCGGCGCGGCGTGGCGCCATGCAGGCGTTGGTCATCACCGGCGGCGGCGGCCTGGCGCTGCTGGCCGGCCTGCTTCTCATCCGCGAGGCGACGGGCCTCACCAGCCTGACGGCGCTTCTGGAGCAGCCGGAGGCGGTGAAAGCCTTGTCGATCTATGGCCCGGCGCTGGTGCTGATCCTGATCGGCGCCTTCACCAAGTCGGCCCAGATGCCGTTCCACGTCTGGCTTCCCAACGCCATGGAAGCGCCGACGCCTGTCTCGTCCTACCTTCATTCCGCGACGATGGTGAAGGCCGGCATCTACCTTCTCATGCGGCTGTTCCCGGTCATGGGCGGAACGCTGGCCTGGGAGCTGATCCTGCCGCTCTTCGGCGGCGTGACGCTGGTGATCGCGGCGATCCTCGCCATGCGCCAGAGCGACATCAAGCTCATGCTGGCCTATACGACGGTCGCCTCGCTCGGCCTTCTCGTCATGCTGATCGGCATCGGGACGGAGCTCGCGATCGAGGCGGCCGTCCTCTATCTCTTCGCCCATTCGCTGGCCAAGGCCTGCCTCTTCATGGTGGCGGGGTCGATCGACCACAGCGCCGGCACGCGCGACATTCGCGCCCTCGGCGGTCTTGCCCGCAAGATGCCGCTGACCTTCGCCGCCGCCGTTCTCGGTGCCGCCGCCATGGGCGGCCTGCCGCCGCTCTTCGGCTTCCTCGCCAAGGAGGAGGTCTATGCCGCGACCGCGACGCTGGACCTGAAGGGCGTGTTGACCACGATCGCCGCTGTTTCGGGCAACGCGCTGATGTTCGCCGTGGCGCTGGTGGTCGCGATCAAGCCATTTGCCGGCACGATGCCGAGCGGGCTGCGCAAGGCACATGAATCGACGCCGCTGATCTGGATCGGGCCGATCGTGCTCGGCGTCGTCGGCCTGCTCGCTGCGATCTTCTCGCAGACCACGCACCAGTTCATTTCTAATCCCATGTCGCCGCCAGGGCTCGACGGGGCGGTGGCGGTGGACATCGCGCTCGGCTTCCATTTCGGCCCGGCACTGATCCTCTCCATCGTCACGGTCGCGGCGGGCGTCGTCCTGTTCCTGCGCGCCAGTCAGATGCGCTCGCTGATCGCCGATGCGCTCGGGCGCATCGGCTGGGGGCCGGACAAAGGCTTCGATCAGTTGATGCGCGCGCTGGTCGTCGGGGCCTTCCATCTCACCGTCAAGCTCCAGCCCGGCCGGCTCGACATCTACATGAAGGTGACGATCGCGGTGATCGTGGCGACGCTCTGGATCACCATGATCTGGGCCGGCTCGCTGCCGACGCGCCCGGCCATGCCCGATCTCTATTTCTACGAATGGGGCGTGATCGGCCTCGTCGTGCTCGGCGCGGTCGTGGTGGTTCTCGCCAACAACCGCCTGACGGCGATCGTCTCGCTCGGCATTCAGGGCCTTGCCGTCGCGCTTCTCTTCATGCTGCTCGGCGCGCCGGACCTGTCCTTCACCCAGTTCATGGTGGAAATACTGTCGGTCGCCATCCTCGCGCTGGTGATGACGCGGCTGCGGCTGATGCCGGCCGACCGGCGGCCCTGGCGCAACATCGTGCCGGAAGCGGCCCTGGCGATCGCCGGCGGCCTCGGCTTCGCGCTCTTCCTTCTGCACATCACGCAGCGCCCCTTCGACACGGTGATCGGCGACTTCTACACCCGCTACAGCTACGTCATCGCGCACGGCCGCAACATCGTGAACGTCATCCTGGTGGACTTTCGCGGTGTCGACACGATGGGCGAGATCGCCGTGGTGCTGACCACGGGCGCCGCCATCCTGGCGCTGGTGCGCATCCGCGCCGTGAAGACGAGCGACACGCGCTTCTCGCGCAAGCGACGCCGCCGGGCAGGGGAGTTGCAGCCATGA
- a CDS encoding MnhB domain-containing protein, whose translation MRTLIFRVTAPYLTALMLLFSLFVLLRGHNEPGGGFIGGLIASSAIAVYGMACGVDAVRRALHFHPIAYAAFGLIAAVLAGFLPLFGRAQFMTGLWVFVDIAGSELALSTTLLFDVGVFLVIVGAISAIALSLEERYSD comes from the coding sequence ATGAGAACCCTCATCTTTCGTGTCACGGCCCCCTATCTCACCGCGCTGATGCTGCTCTTCTCGCTTTTCGTCCTGCTTCGCGGGCACAATGAGCCGGGCGGAGGCTTCATCGGCGGGTTGATCGCCTCCTCCGCCATTGCGGTCTACGGCATGGCCTGCGGCGTCGACGCGGTGCGCCGCGCGCTGCATTTCCACCCGATCGCTTATGCCGCCTTCGGCCTCATCGCCGCCGTCCTGGCCGGCTTTCTGCCGCTGTTCGGACGGGCGCAGTTCATGACCGGGCTCTGGGTCTTCGTTGACATCGCCGGAAGCGAGCTGGCCCTATCGACCACGCTTCTGTTCGATGTCGGCGTGTTTCTGGTGATCGTCGGTGCGATCAGCGCGATCGCCCTGTCGCTCGAAGAACGCTATTCGGACTGA
- a CDS encoding Na+/H+ antiporter subunit C gives MEVALAGLVGILFSISIYLLISTYIIRMLLGVVLLGTSVNLSVFVVGRIGPIAPPLIPNHLEVPPQAIANPLPQALILTAIVISFSFFVFLLVLTYRAYQDLETDDTNDMRVAEPENEGLPPLGY, from the coding sequence ATGGAAGTCGCCCTGGCCGGCCTCGTCGGCATTCTCTTCTCGATCTCGATCTACCTCCTGATCTCGACTTACATCATCCGCATGCTGCTGGGCGTGGTGCTGCTCGGCACGTCGGTCAATCTCTCGGTCTTCGTGGTCGGGCGGATCGGGCCGATCGCGCCGCCGCTCATTCCCAACCATCTGGAAGTGCCGCCGCAGGCGATCGCCAATCCGCTGCCTCAGGCGCTGATCCTGACGGCAATCGTCATTTCGTTTTCCTTCTTCGTCTTTCTGCTCGTGCTCACCTATCGCGCCTATCAGGACCTGGAGACCGACGACACCAACGACATGCGCGTCGCCGAACCCGAGAACGAGGGGCTGCCGCCCCTCGGCTACTGA
- a CDS encoding proton-conducting transporter transmembrane domain-containing protein — MDETRDYIAEAMVFGTFRPDQYLLILPVLICFVFAAGLLMMRRRMDRHPIVAIAGLVLLLVCDLALLVRIAEGGPISMAMGGWKPPYGISFTADLLSALFLSVAGFAGLACGIYAGASIDAEGRRYGFYPFLFMVMAGVSGAFLTGDIFNLYVWFEVMLIGSFGLLILGSEREQLDGATKYCFLNLIGATLFLLTIGYLYGVFGTLNMADIAVKSAALEGNGVLLTIASLFLVAFSMKAAAFPLNFWLPASYHTPRFVVSALFAGLLTKVGIYALIRVVLMLFPPERGGLGFVIAWMAALTMLIGALGALSQTDLRRMLNYVVIAGIGTILAGLAIPPVMESRTVAITTGAAGVLREAAEGAGFNNGVSLDGPLATGLSGAVFYALHSVVVMTALYLAAGVAAFRNGSSSLHEMGGLWKRHPLFSAMFLVLLLGVSGLPPFSGFWPKMLLVRAAISADLPWLAASVLVSGFLLTIACIRVFSLAFWRPLPALAEAGEGHPPEEVFRAPQPGRPLALIPLVALCLFVVVVGVWPEPLAELTYEAAHQILKPSAYLAVVLGGTP; from the coding sequence ATGGACGAGACCCGCGACTACATCGCCGAGGCCATGGTGTTCGGCACCTTTCGGCCCGACCAGTATCTCCTGATCTTGCCCGTGCTGATCTGCTTCGTCTTCGCGGCGGGGCTCCTGATGATGCGCCGGCGCATGGACCGCCATCCCATTGTCGCCATCGCCGGACTGGTTCTTCTGCTCGTCTGCGACCTCGCGCTGCTCGTGCGCATCGCCGAGGGCGGGCCGATCTCCATGGCCATGGGCGGGTGGAAGCCGCCCTACGGCATTTCCTTCACGGCCGATCTTCTCAGCGCCTTGTTCCTGTCGGTGGCGGGCTTCGCGGGCCTTGCCTGCGGCATCTATGCCGGCGCCTCGATCGATGCGGAGGGGCGGCGCTACGGCTTCTATCCCTTCCTGTTCATGGTCATGGCGGGCGTCTCCGGCGCCTTCCTGACCGGCGACATCTTCAATCTCTATGTCTGGTTCGAGGTGATGCTGATCGGCTCCTTCGGGCTCCTGATCCTCGGTTCGGAGCGCGAGCAGCTCGACGGCGCGACCAAATACTGCTTCCTGAACCTCATCGGTGCGACGCTCTTCCTGCTGACCATCGGCTATCTCTACGGCGTGTTCGGCACGCTCAACATGGCCGATATTGCGGTGAAGTCGGCGGCGCTGGAGGGCAACGGCGTCCTTCTCACCATCGCCTCGCTCTTCCTCGTCGCCTTCTCCATGAAAGCGGCGGCCTTCCCGCTGAATTTCTGGTTGCCGGCCTCCTATCACACGCCACGCTTCGTCGTGTCGGCGTTGTTCGCGGGCCTTTTGACCAAGGTCGGCATCTACGCGCTGATCCGCGTCGTGCTCATGCTGTTTCCGCCCGAGCGCGGCGGGCTCGGCTTCGTCATCGCCTGGATGGCTGCGCTCACCATGCTGATCGGCGCGCTCGGCGCCCTGTCGCAGACCGACCTTCGGCGCATGTTGAACTATGTCGTGATCGCCGGTATCGGCACGATCCTCGCCGGCCTCGCCATTCCCCCGGTCATGGAATCTCGCACGGTCGCCATCACCACAGGCGCTGCCGGCGTGCTGCGTGAGGCGGCGGAAGGGGCGGGTTTCAACAACGGCGTGTCGCTCGACGGGCCGCTCGCCACCGGCCTGTCGGGCGCGGTGTTCTACGCCCTCCATTCCGTCGTGGTCATGACGGCGCTCTATCTCGCAGCGGGCGTCGCGGCCTTTCGAAACGGCTCGTCCTCGCTGCATGAGATGGGTGGCCTCTGGAAGCGCCATCCCCTGTTCTCGGCCATGTTCCTCGTGCTGCTGCTCGGCGTCTCCGGTCTGCCACCCTTTTCGGGCTTCTGGCCTAAGATGCTGCTCGTGCGCGCGGCCATCTCGGCCGATCTTCCTTGGCTTGCGGCCTCGGTGCTCGTCTCCGGCTTCCTTCTGACCATCGCCTGCATCCGCGTCTTCTCGCTGGCCTTCTGGCGGCCTCTTCCGGCGCTGGCGGAGGCGGGCGAGGGGCATCCTCCGGAAGAGGTGTTCCGCGCACCGCAGCCCGGCCGCCCCTTGGCGCTCATTCCGCTGGTGGCGCTGTGCCTCTTCGTCGTCGTGGTCGGCGTCTGGCCGGAGCCGCTGGCCGAACTCACCTATGAGGCCGCGCATCAGATCCTCAAGCCGAGCGCCTATCTCGCCGTGGTTCTGGGGGGAACGCCGTAA
- a CDS encoding Na+/H+ antiporter subunit E has translation MNPFVANLLLALVWLVITGGFSLGNLMFGFFLGAGSLFLIREQIGAQGYFQRGRKVLGLILFLIYDLAVSAWRVANVVLAPKLDVRPGVFLYKHRVETDFEIALLSNLVGLTPGTLIFDLSEDGSTLFVHALDCSDPDERRREIAEGFERRILEAFR, from the coding sequence ATGAATCCCTTCGTCGCCAACCTTCTCCTGGCCTTGGTCTGGCTGGTCATCACCGGTGGCTTCAGCCTCGGCAATCTCATGTTCGGCTTCTTTCTCGGTGCCGGATCGCTCTTTCTGATCCGCGAGCAGATCGGCGCTCAGGGCTATTTCCAGCGCGGCCGCAAGGTTCTCGGGCTCATTCTCTTCCTGATCTACGATCTCGCCGTGTCGGCCTGGCGCGTCGCCAACGTGGTTCTGGCGCCCAAGCTCGACGTGCGCCCCGGCGTCTTCCTCTACAAGCACCGGGTGGAGACCGACTTCGAGATCGCCCTCCTGTCCAATCTCGTGGGGCTGACCCCGGGCACGCTGATCTTTGACCTGTCGGAGGACGGTTCGACGCTCTTCGTCCACGCGCTCGACTGTTCCGATCCGGACGAGCGGCGACGCGAGATCGCGGAGGGCTTCGAGCGGCGCATTCTGGAGGCGTTCCGATGA